In Streptomyces sp. TLI_146, the genomic stretch CGATACGTTGTACTCTACAACCACTTTATTGAAATGGCGAACGCCCAGATCAGAGCCCTCAGACCAGAGCACCCAGCTCACAGGAATCCGAGCAGAACTCTCAGCTCAAAGCCCCCACAACCGCCCCCCGCCCCGCCCACCACCCGCCGTTTCACGTGAAACAAGCCCCCCGGCGCCAGGGCTAACGGCTACCGGCCGCCAGCCCAACCGGACCGCCCCTACAACCCCGCATCCCGAGCCAGCAGCGCCGCCTGCACCCTGTTCTCGCACTCCAGCTTCGCCAGGATGCGGCTCACATACGTCTTCACCGTGGCCTCGCTCATATGGAGCCGCTTCCCGGCGTCCGCGTTGGACAGGCCCTCCCCGAGCAGCGCCAGTACGTCCCGCTCCCGCGCGGACAGCACCTCCACCCGGCGCCGCGCCTCCTCGCCCCGGGCCGCCGCGCGCCCCGTGGCCAGCTGGTCCACGACGTGCCGGGTCGCACCGGGCGACAGATAGGCGTCCCCGGCCGCCGCAGCCCGCACCGCGGCGATCAGCTCGGCCGGGGCGGTGTCCTTCAGGAGGAATCCCGCGCCCCCGTGCTCCAGCGCGCGCAGCACGTTCTCCCGCTCGCCGAACGTCGTGAGGATGATCACTCGGGCCGCCGGGGTGCTCCTGCGCAGCTCTGCCAGCGCGGTCAGGCCGTCCATCACCGGCATCTGGATGTCGAGCAGCACCACGTCGGCGCCGTGCGCCCGGGCCGCCTCGATGGCCTCCCGACCGTTCGCCGCCTCGGCCGCCACCTCGATGGCCGGGTCCGACGTGAGGATCATCCTGATCCCCGCCCTGATCAGCGGCTCGTCGTCCGCGATCACGACCTTGATCCGGACGCCGTGTGCGCCCCCCGGACCGAGTGAGCCGAGTGGACCGCCTGGACCGCCTGGACCCGTCACGCCTGCTCCTGTCCTCGCGCCGCGGCCGACGCGCGGCCGGCTCCCGCCCCGCCACCGCACCGCCGCTCGACCCGCACTCCGTAGCTGTACTCCGCACCCGTACCCGTACGACGAGCTAGCGCTCGACCTCGTACGACTGCTTCTCGATCAGCTTGCCGTCCTTGAAGCAGAAGCGGAAAACCGGCTCGGTCTTGACGCTGTCGCCCAACTCGGACGACATCAGCACCAGGCAGCTCGAACCGGCGGGCTCGGCGGGGCCCTTGCCGGGCAGTCCCTTGGTCATGAAGGTGTCGCCGTCGGGCAGCCGGTCGCGCACGTCCCGCTCGGGGCTGCCGACCTTGATGGCGTTGTACTCGGCGGGGTCGATCATCGCCTTGTCCGCGGACCCGGCGAGGAAGAACAGCCCGACACCCGCGGCCACCGCGAGCAGCACCACCACCGCGAAGGCGATCCCGCACCCCAGGGCGACGCCACCCCTGCTCCTGCTGCTCATGGCCAACTCCCTCTCCGCGACGTTCAGGTCGACGTTCCAGTCGACGTGCCGGCCGGCCCACTGCCGGCCGGTCCCCGTCGCACCGGCCGCACCACCGTCGCCGAGTGGGAAGGGCCCCGGCTGCTGTCGGAAGTCGTCCGCCGTATCGACGAAGGTCGTCGCCTCCGCCGCTCCGTACGGGAGTACTCCGGCCACCCGGAAGCCCCCGTCGTCGGTCCGGCCGGTGTGGACCATGCCGCCGACCAGCCGGGCCCGTTCGTGCAGCCCGGTCAGGCCCTGGCCGCCGCTGACCACTTCGTCCGGCGGCGGCCCGGCCACCGGGCCGTTGACGACCTCGACGACGAGCGAGTCGGGCTCGTAGCGCAGTTCCACGCCGATGGGGGCGCCCGGCGCGTGCTTGTACGCGTTGGTCAGCGCCTCCTGGACGATGCGGTACGCCGCGTGGTCGGAGGCGGGGGCGAGTTGGCGCGGCTCACCCGTCTCGCGCAGCTCGACCGCGGTGCCCGCCGCCCGGGCGGCCGCCACCAGGGGCTCGACGCCCGCCGTGCCGCGGGCAGCGCGCTGGGCCTCGTCCGTGTGGTGTTCCGGTGCCTCGACTCCGTCGCGCAGGATGCCGACGACCGCGCGCAGTTCGTGCATGGCGGCGACCGAGGCCTCCCGCAGCACCCCGACGGCCTCGCGCTGGCGGCCCGTCAGCGCCGGGTCGACCTCAAGGGCGCCGGTGTGCACGGAGATCAGCGCCAGTTGGTGGCCGAGGCTGTCGTGCATGTCCTGGGCGATGCGCTGGCGCTCGCGCAGCCGGGCCTGTCCGGCGACCATCGCGCGCTCGCGCAGCAGCTGCGCGTTGCGCTCCTGCATGGTCTGCAGCAGGGTGCGGCGCTGGTACCAGTAGCGGCTGGCGAGGCCCGGTACGACGGCGATCACCATGAAGAAGAGCGCCGCGAACAGGGCGAGGACGAACAGCGGCCCCTCGCCGGACTCGGTGAGCGCGATGCCGGCCAGATATCCGGCGAACGCGGCGCAGAAGGCGGCCAGGGCCCGCCCGGCCCCGGCGATGCGCCGCCCCGCCGAGCAGGCCACCACGAGCAGCAGCAGGGCGGCGCCCGCGCTGGCCCCGCTGAGCGCGGCCGTGGCGATGAGCACGCCGGCGGGGAAGGTGCGGCGCAGCGGCGTCAGGACGAGGACGGCGACGGCCACCAGGGCGGGCACCACGAGGCCGCCGTTGGCCAGCAGGCTCGCACCGGCGGCGGCCAGGGCCAGCAGGAGGGCGAGGGCCGACTCGCCGACGGTCCGGCGGCGGGACCAGGGCTCCGGTCCGGCGAGCCGGCGGCGGGCGTCCTGGATCTTCGATGACACATCCACGTCCGCACCCTAGGCAGCGGCCCGGGTGCCGGACGGCTCTCTTTCGTCGCGCCCCGCCGAGACGAAAGTCTCCGTGGCGGCCGACCCGGCGGGCACCTCGCGCGGCCGCCGAAGTCTTCCGTACATCCGGGAACGCGGAAGCCCCGCCGGTCGTTTGACCTGCGGGGCTTCCGTTCTGTGGGCGAGGGGGGATTTGAACCCCCACGTCCCGAAGGACACTGGCACCTGAAGCCAGCGCGTCTGCCGTTCCGCCACTCGCCCGAGTGGTGTCCAGTTCTTCGAACCGTTTTGGTCCGTTTCCCTGGCGACGTCGAGAAGATTAGCACGCTGCGCAGGGTGGATTCACATCCGTTGTTTCCGCTGCCCCTGGAGGGCAGGAGAGGGGGAGGAAGGGCGACGTACAGCGACGATCCGAGGACCCACAGAAACCTCACAGGGGGCCGGTGGGAACGAGGAGGGGCTCCACCCACTCCTCCACGGTGCACCCCGGGTGCGGGACACTGTCAGGAGGCCACCTCTACGATCCGTGTGAGAGGTGACACTCGTCCACCGGTCACAGAAGGGGAACCAGCCGATTTCCCGACGCGTGGATACGATCAGTAAGCAGTACCAGGACGACATCGACGGAGGAGGTGCCCCATGGGAGTCCTGAAGCGTTTCGAGCAGCGTCTCGAAGGCCTGGTCAACGGCACCTTCGCGAAGGTCTTCAAGTCCGAGGTCCAGCCCGTCGAGATCGCCGGCGCCCTCCAGCGCGAGTGCGACAACAACGCGACGATCTGGAACCGCGAGCGGACCGTCGTCCCCAACGATTTCATCGTCGAGCTCAGCGCGCCCGACTTCGAGCGCCTGAGCCCGTACTCGGGCCAGCTGGGCGACGAACTGTCCGGCCTGGTCCGCGACTACGCCAAGCAGCAGCGGTACACGTTCATGGGGCCGATCAAGGTCCACCTGGAGAAGGCCGAGGACCTCGACACCGGCCTGTACCGGGTGCGCAGTCGTACGCTCGCCTCCAGCACCGACCAGCAGGACCAGCACAACCAGCAGGAGCAGTACGGAGCCAGGCCCGCGGGTCCGGCCCGTCCCGCTCCCGCCGCCGCACCGCCGCAGTCCCCCCAGGGCCGCGGCGGCTACGGCTATCCGCCCGCCGCCGCTCCGCCGATGCCGGCCGCCCCGCCCCCCGGCGGGAACGGCGGGCCCGGCCGCCCCGGCGCGGACCGCCGCCCGACGGCTCCCGGCCCCATGCCGGGCTCCCCGGTGCGGCGCTGGATCGAGATCAACGGCACCCGCCACCAGATCTCCCGCCCGACGCTGGTGCTGGGTCGCAGCACCGACGCCGATGTGCGGATCGACGACCCCGGCGTCTCGCGCCGGCACTGTGAGATCCGGACCGGAACGCCCTCGACGATCCAGGATCTCGGGTCCACCAACGGCATCGTGGTGGACGGGCAGCACACCACCCGCGCTACGCTCCGCGACGGCTCGCGGATCGTCGTGGGCAGCACCACCATCGTTTACCGGCAAGCCGAAGGGTGAAGCGGGGGCAATGTCAGAGCTGACCCTCACGGTCATGCGGTTGGGTTTCCTCGCCGTACTGTGGCTGTTCGTCATCGTGGCCGTCCAGGTCATCCGCAGCGACCTGTTCGGCACCCGGGTCACCCAGCGCGGTTCGCGCCGGGGTGGCGACACGGGCCGCCAGCAGACCGGCCGGCAGGCGGCCGCTGCCGCCGCGCCGCCGCAGCAGCGCGGCCAGCAGGCCCCGTCGGGCGGCCGCCAGCGCCGGGGCGCGCCCACCAAGCTGGTGGTGTCCGAGGGCACCCTCACCGGCACGACGGTCGCGCTCCAGGGCCAGACCATCACGCTGGGCCGGGCGCACGACTCGACGATCGTCCTCGACGACGACTACGCGTCGAGCCGGCATGCCAGGATCTACCCGGACCGCGACGGCAACTGGATCGTCGAGGACCTCGGTTCCACCAACGGCACCTACCTGGACCGGACGCGGCTCACCACCCCGACCCCGATTCCGCTGGGCGCGCCGATCCGCATCGGCAAGACCGTCATCGAGCTGCGGAAGTAGTACGACAATGAGCGAGCGGAGCGAGCGAGCCGCGGCGGTCCGGACGACGGACCGGGACGGGCTCCCGACCGGAGGGTGGGCAGTGTGGCTCGACATGACCGGCTGTACCCCGAGCCGACGGGCGAGGTGGGTATGAGTCTCTCCCTGCGCTTCGCCGCCGGATCCCACAAGGGCATGATCCGCGAGGGCAACGAGGACTCCGGTTACGCGGGTCCGCGCCTCCTCGCGATCGCCGACGGCATGGGCGGCCAGGCCGCCGGTGAGGTCGCCTCCTCCGAGGTGATCTCCACCCTGGTCACGCTCGACGACGACGTGCCCGGCTCGGACATCCTCACCTCGCTCGGTACGGCGGTGCAGCGCGCCAACGACCAGCTGCGCATGATGGTCGAGGAGGACCCCCAGCTGGAGGGGATGGGCACCACGCTCACCGCTCTGCTGTGGACGGGCCAGCGCCTGGGCCTGGTGCACGTGGGCGACTCGCGCGCGTACCTGCTGCGCGACGGGGTGCTCACCCAGATCACGCAGGACCACACCTGGGTGCAGCGGCTGGTGGACGAGGGCCGCATCACCGAGGAGGAGGCCACGACGCATCCGCAGCGCTCGCTGCTGATGCGCGCGCTCGGCAGCGGCGACCACGTCGAGCCGGACCTGTCGATCCGCGAGGTGCGGGCCGGCGACCGCTATCTGATCTGCTCCGACGGCCTGTCGGGGGTGGTGTCCCACCAGACGATGGAGGACACCCTCGCCAGCTACCAGGGCCCGCAGGAGACGGTGCAGGAGCTGATCCAGCTCGCGCTGCGCGGCGGCGGCCCGGACAACATCACGGTGATCGTGGCGGACGTCCTGGACGTCGACTCCGGCGACACGCTGGCCGGGCAGCTCAGCGACATCCCGGTGATCGTGGGCGCGGTCGCCGAGAACCAGCTCCAGCTCAACGACGACGGGGCGATGCAGACCCCGGCGGGCCGCGCCTCCGGGCTCGGCCGCCCCACCCCGCCGCAGGGCGGCTTCGGCCCGCCCGGCAGCGGCGAGGACAGCGGCTACGGCGCCCCGCCCGAGGGCGCCTTCGGGGCCTACTCGGACGAGGACTTCGTCAAGCCGCGGCGCGGCAAGTGGCTGAAGAGATCCGCCTACATCGTGCTCGCGCTGGCCGTGATCGGCGGCGGGCTGTACGGCGGCTACCGCTGGACGCAGACCCAGTACTTCGTGGGCACCAAGGACGAGCACGTCGCGCTCTACCAGGGCATCAGCCAGGACCTGGCCTGGGTGAAGCTGTCGAAGGTGGAGACCGACCACCCCGAGATCGAACTCAAGTACCTGCCGCCGTACCAGCGCAAGCAGGTCGAGGCGACGATCGCGGAGAGCAGCCTCTCCAAGGCCGAGGCCAAGATCACCGAACTGTCCACCCAGGCGTCGGCGTGCAAGAAGGACGAGCAGCGGCGCGCCGCCGAGAACCAGAACCCGCCGAAGACCGGTACGACGGCCTCGCCGTCGCCCGGCAAGACCGGCTCCACCAAGACCACCGCCACTCCCACGCCCGGCCCCAGCCTCTCGGAGGAAGAGCAGAAGCTGGTCCCGCAGTGCGGTAAGCAGTAGGCAGCCGTAGGGGGCCTTTCCACACCATGAGCGTTGTCACCAACACGACCACCATCGGCGCGATCGACGCACCGAGCCGTCGCAACACCGAGCTCGCGCTGCTCGTCTTCGCCGTCGCCATCCCGGTGTTCGCGTACGCCAACGTGGGCCTGGCCATGACCGGCAAACTGCCGTCCGGCATGCTCGGTTACGGTCTGGGCCTCGGGCTCCTCGCAGCCGTCGGGCACCTCGTGGTGCGCAAGTTCGCCCCGTACGCGGACCCGCTGCTGCTGCCGCTGGCGACGCTGCTGAACGGGCTGGGCCTGGTGATGATCTGGCGCCTGGACCAGTCACCGCGTCTGATCCAGAGAGCCAAGAGCGCGTTCGGTGCCTTCCACCCGGACGCGCCCAAGCAGATGCTGTACACGGCGATCGGCGTGGCGCTGTTCATCGGTGTGCTCATGCTCCTGAAGGACCACCGGATCCTCCAGCGCTACACGTACATCTCGATGGCGGTCGCGCTATTCCTGCTGATCCTGCCGATGTTCTTCCCGGCGGTGAACGGCGCGAAGATCTGGATCTCCATCCCCGGTCTGGGCACGATCCAGCCCGGCGAGTTCGCGAAGATCATCATCGCGGTGTTCTTCTCCGGCTACCTGATGGTCAAGCGGGACGCGCTGGCGCTCGCCAGCCGCCGCTTCATGGGCCTGTACCTGCCGCGCGGGCGTGACCTCGGTCCGATCCTCGTGGTCTGGGGCATCTCGATCCTGATCCTGGTCTTCGAGACCGACCTCGGCACCTCGCTGCTGTTCTTCGGCCTGTTCGTCGTCATGCTGTACGTGGCCACCGAGCGCACCAGCTGGATCGTCTTCGGTCTGCTGATGTCGGCGGCCGGCGCGGTCGCCGTGGCGTCCTTCGAGCCGCACGTCCAGTCCCGGGTGAACGCCTGGCTGGACCCGTTCGCCTGCTACAAGACGGACAAGACCGGTGCCTGCGAGCAGATCGGCCAGGCGATCATGTCGTTCGGCTCCGGCGGCACGCTGGGCACGGGCCTGGGCCAGGGCAACTCCGACCTGATCGGCTTCGCCGCCAACGCCGACTTCATCCTCTCCACCGTCGGCGAGGAGCTGGGCCTGGCCGGGATGATGGCGATCCTGCTGATCTACGGCTTGATCGTGGAGCGGGGTGTGCGCACGGCGCTCGCCGCCCGCGACCCGTTCGGCAAGCTGCTGGCCATCGGCCTCTCGGGCGCGTTCGCCCTCCAGGTGTTCGTGGTCGCCGGCGGTGTCATGGGTCTGATCCCGCTGACCGGTATGACCATGCCCTTCCTCGCACAGGGCGGTTCCTCGGTCATCGCCAACTGGGCGCTGATCGGCATCCTCATCCGGATCAGCGACACCGCGCGCCGCCCGGCGCCCGCCCCTGCCCCGTCCCCCGACGCCGAGATGACCCAGGTGGTCCGACCGTGAACAAGCCCCTGCGACGGATCGCGATCTTCTGCGGGCTGCTGATCATGGCCCTGATGATCCGCGACAACTGGCTCCAGTACGTGCGCGCCGACGAGCTGAACGCGCACAAGTACAACCGCCGGGTCCAGATCGAGCGGTTCGCCCATGAGCGCGGCAACATCATCACGGCCGACGGCCAGCCGATGACCGCCTCCAAGGAGACCTCGGGCAGCGACTACAAGTTCAAGCGGACCTGGAACAACGGCACGCTGTGGTCGCCGGTGACCGGCTACAACTCGCAGGCCTTCGACTCCTCGCAGCTGGAGAACATCGAGGACAAGATCCTCTCCGGCAACGACGACCGGCTCTTCTTCGACCGCACCCTGTCGATGTTCACAGGTGAGAAGAAGCAGGGCGGCAACGTCGTCACCACCCTCAACAGCGCCGCCCAGAAGGCCGCCTTCGAGGGGCTCGGCGACAAGAAGGGCGCGGTCGCCGCGATCGACCCGCGCACCGGCGCGATCCTCGCGCTGGCCTCGACGCCGTCGTACGACCCGTCGGTCTTCGCGGGCAACACCAAGGCCGACTCCGAGGCCCGGCAGAAGCTCCTGCAGGACAAGGACAAGCCGATGCTGAACCGGGCGCTGCGCGAGACGTACCCGCCCGGCTCCACGTTCAAGGTGGTCACCGCCTCGGCGGCGCTGGAGAACGGGCTGTACACCAACATCGAGGAGCCGACCCGCTCACCGCTGCCGTACCAGCTGCCGCAGTCGACCACCCCGCTGAAGAACGAGGGGACCATCCCCTGCGAGAACGCCAGCCTCAAGGTGGCGCTCCAGTGGTCCTGCAACACCGTCTTCGGCAAGATCAGCGATGACCTCGGCAACGAGAAGATGATCAAGGAAGCCAACAAGTTCGGCTTCAACGACGAGATCTTCACCCCGGTCCGCGCCGACGCCAGCGTCTACCCCAAGGACAACCGGCCGCAGAACGCGATGGCCGGCATCGGCCAGGCCTCCAACCGCGCCACCCCGCTCCAGATGGCCATGGTCGCCGCCGCGGTCGCCAACGACGGCAAGCTGATGAAGCCGTACATGGTCGACCAGCTCCAGGCGCCCAACCTCGACGTCCTCTCCAAGACCCAGCCGGAGAAGATGAGCCAGCCGCTCTCGGCGGCCAACGCCCAGAAGGTCCAGGCGCTGATGGAGAACGTCGTCACCGACGGCACGGGCAAGAAGGGCGCCATCGACGGCGTCACCGTCGGCGGCAAGACCGGTACCGCCCAGCACGGCCTCAACAACAGCGAGAAGCCGTACGCCTGGTTCATCTCGTACGCCAAGACCGACCAGGGCTCCCCGGTCGCGGTCGCCGTGGTCGTCGAGGACGGCGAGGCCAACCGCGGCGACATCACCGGTGGCGGTCTGGCCGCTCCCATCGCCAAGGCTGTGATGAAGGCGGTGCTCAAGAAGTGACCCCGGGACGTTTCACGTGAAACAGTCCTCGTTTCACGTGAAACGTCTCTCGCGCCCTGTACCGGTCCGGTATCAGCTGACGGTCACGGACGGATCCGCTTCCGGTGCCCGGTAGCGTATGCGCGAACAGCACACCGCCGGACCACACACACGGGTGCGGTCGGGACTGACGGAGAGGGCTGGAACGTTATGGAAGAGCCGCGTCGCCTCGGCGGCCGGTACGAGCTGGGCCAGGTGCTCGGCCGTGGTGGCATGGCGGAGGTCTACCTCGCGCACGACACCCGGCTCGGCCGCACTGTCGCCGTGAAGACGCTGCGGGCCGACCTCGCCCGCGACCCGTCCTTCCAGGCCCGGTTCCGCCGTGAGGCCCAGTCCGCCGCCTCGCTCAACCACCCGGCGATCGTCGCGGTCTACGACACCGGCGAGGACTACGTCGACCAGGTCTCCATCCCGTACATCGTGATGGAGTACGTCGACGGGTCCACCCTGCGTGAGCTGCTTCACTCCGGGCGCAAGCTGCTGCCCGAGCGCACGCTGGAGATGACGGTCGGCATCCTCCAGGCCCTGGAGTACTCCCACCGCGCCGGCATCGTCCACCGCGACATCAAGCCCGCCAACGTCATGCTGACGCGCACCGGCCAGGTCAAGGTCATGGACTTCGGCATCGCGCGGGCCATGGGCGACTCCGGCATGACGATGACGCAGACCGCGGCCGTCATCGGCACCGCCCAGTACCTCTCCCCGGAGCAGGCCAAGGGCGAGCAGGTCGACGCCCGGTCCGACCTGTATTCGACCGGCTGCCTCCTCTACGAGCTGCTGACCGTCCGGCCGCCGTTCGTCGGCGACTCGCCGGTCGCGGTCGCCTACCAGCACGTACGGGAAGAGCCTCAGCCGCCGAGCAACTTCGACCCCGAGATCACGCCCGAGATGGACGCCATCGTCCTGAAGGCGCTGGTCAAGGACCCGGACTACCGCTACCAGTCGGCCGACGAGATGCGCGCCGACATCGAGGCCTGCCTCGACGGCCAGCCGGTCGCCGCGACCGCCGCCATGGGCGCGGTCGGCTACGGCGGCTACGACGCCTACACCTCGGGCCCCCAGGACCAGCCGACGACCGCGCTGCGGCCCACGGACGCGGCGGGCCAGACGTCCATGCTGCCCCCGGTCAACCCGGACGACGGCTACGGCTACGACGACCGCCCCGACCGCCGCCGCCAGAAGAAGTCGCACACCTCGACGATCCTGCTGGTCCTCGCCGGTGTGCTGGTGCTCGTCGGCGCCATCCTGATCGGCAAGGCGGTCTTCGGCGGGGGCGGCGACAGCGGCAAGGTGCCGGTGCCGCAGCTGGTCGGCGAGACCCAGAAGTCCGCCGAGACCCTGACGGCGAACGTCGGCCTCAAGCTGACCGTGT encodes the following:
- a CDS encoding response regulator transcription factor; amino-acid sequence: MIADDEPLIRAGIRMILTSDPAIEVAAEAANGREAIEAARAHGADVVLLDIQMPVMDGLTALAELRRSTPAARVIILTTFGERENVLRALEHGGAGFLLKDTAPAELIAAVRAAAAGDAYLSPGATRHVVDQLATGRAAARGEEARRRVEVLSARERDVLALLGEGLSNADAGKRLHMSEATVKTYVSRILAKLECENRVQAALLARDAGL
- a CDS encoding sensor histidine kinase gives rise to the protein MDVSSKIQDARRRLAGPEPWSRRRTVGESALALLLALAAAGASLLANGGLVVPALVAVAVLVLTPLRRTFPAGVLIATAALSGASAGAALLLLVVACSAGRRIAGAGRALAAFCAAFAGYLAGIALTESGEGPLFVLALFAALFFMVIAVVPGLASRYWYQRRTLLQTMQERNAQLLRERAMVAGQARLRERQRIAQDMHDSLGHQLALISVHTGALEVDPALTGRQREAVGVLREASVAAMHELRAVVGILRDGVEAPEHHTDEAQRAARGTAGVEPLVAAARAAGTAVELRETGEPRQLAPASDHAAYRIVQEALTNAYKHAPGAPIGVELRYEPDSLVVEVVNGPVAGPPPDEVVSGGQGLTGLHERARLVGGMVHTGRTDDGGFRVAGVLPYGAAEATTFVDTADDFRQQPGPFPLGDGGAAGATGTGRQWAGRHVDWNVDLNVAERELAMSSRSRGGVALGCGIAFAVVVLLAVAAGVGLFFLAGSADKAMIDPAEYNAIKVGSPERDVRDRLPDGDTFMTKGLPGKGPAEPAGSSCLVLMSSELGDSVKTEPVFRFCFKDGKLIEKQSYEVER
- a CDS encoding DUF3662 and FHA domain-containing protein — protein: MGVLKRFEQRLEGLVNGTFAKVFKSEVQPVEIAGALQRECDNNATIWNRERTVVPNDFIVELSAPDFERLSPYSGQLGDELSGLVRDYAKQQRYTFMGPIKVHLEKAEDLDTGLYRVRSRTLASSTDQQDQHNQQEQYGARPAGPARPAPAAAPPQSPQGRGGYGYPPAAAPPMPAAPPPGGNGGPGRPGADRRPTAPGPMPGSPVRRWIEINGTRHQISRPTLVLGRSTDADVRIDDPGVSRRHCEIRTGTPSTIQDLGSTNGIVVDGQHTTRATLRDGSRIVVGSTTIVYRQAEG
- a CDS encoding FHA domain-containing protein, producing the protein MSELTLTVMRLGFLAVLWLFVIVAVQVIRSDLFGTRVTQRGSRRGGDTGRQQTGRQAAAAAAPPQQRGQQAPSGGRQRRGAPTKLVVSEGTLTGTTVALQGQTITLGRAHDSTIVLDDDYASSRHARIYPDRDGNWIVEDLGSTNGTYLDRTRLTTPTPIPLGAPIRIGKTVIELRK
- a CDS encoding Stp1/IreP family PP2C-type Ser/Thr phosphatase; this encodes MSLSLRFAAGSHKGMIREGNEDSGYAGPRLLAIADGMGGQAAGEVASSEVISTLVTLDDDVPGSDILTSLGTAVQRANDQLRMMVEEDPQLEGMGTTLTALLWTGQRLGLVHVGDSRAYLLRDGVLTQITQDHTWVQRLVDEGRITEEEATTHPQRSLLMRALGSGDHVEPDLSIREVRAGDRYLICSDGLSGVVSHQTMEDTLASYQGPQETVQELIQLALRGGGPDNITVIVADVLDVDSGDTLAGQLSDIPVIVGAVAENQLQLNDDGAMQTPAGRASGLGRPTPPQGGFGPPGSGEDSGYGAPPEGAFGAYSDEDFVKPRRGKWLKRSAYIVLALAVIGGGLYGGYRWTQTQYFVGTKDEHVALYQGISQDLAWVKLSKVETDHPEIELKYLPPYQRKQVEATIAESSLSKAEAKITELSTQASACKKDEQRRAAENQNPPKTGTTASPSPGKTGSTKTTATPTPGPSLSEEEQKLVPQCGKQ
- a CDS encoding FtsW/RodA/SpoVE family cell cycle protein: MSVVTNTTTIGAIDAPSRRNTELALLVFAVAIPVFAYANVGLAMTGKLPSGMLGYGLGLGLLAAVGHLVVRKFAPYADPLLLPLATLLNGLGLVMIWRLDQSPRLIQRAKSAFGAFHPDAPKQMLYTAIGVALFIGVLMLLKDHRILQRYTYISMAVALFLLILPMFFPAVNGAKIWISIPGLGTIQPGEFAKIIIAVFFSGYLMVKRDALALASRRFMGLYLPRGRDLGPILVVWGISILILVFETDLGTSLLFFGLFVVMLYVATERTSWIVFGLLMSAAGAVAVASFEPHVQSRVNAWLDPFACYKTDKTGACEQIGQAIMSFGSGGTLGTGLGQGNSDLIGFAANADFILSTVGEELGLAGMMAILLIYGLIVERGVRTALAARDPFGKLLAIGLSGAFALQVFVVAGGVMGLIPLTGMTMPFLAQGGSSVIANWALIGILIRISDTARRPAPAPAPSPDAEMTQVVRP
- a CDS encoding penicillin-binding protein 2 encodes the protein MNKPLRRIAIFCGLLIMALMIRDNWLQYVRADELNAHKYNRRVQIERFAHERGNIITADGQPMTASKETSGSDYKFKRTWNNGTLWSPVTGYNSQAFDSSQLENIEDKILSGNDDRLFFDRTLSMFTGEKKQGGNVVTTLNSAAQKAAFEGLGDKKGAVAAIDPRTGAILALASTPSYDPSVFAGNTKADSEARQKLLQDKDKPMLNRALRETYPPGSTFKVVTASAALENGLYTNIEEPTRSPLPYQLPQSTTPLKNEGTIPCENASLKVALQWSCNTVFGKISDDLGNEKMIKEANKFGFNDEIFTPVRADASVYPKDNRPQNAMAGIGQASNRATPLQMAMVAAAVANDGKLMKPYMVDQLQAPNLDVLSKTQPEKMSQPLSAANAQKVQALMENVVTDGTGKKGAIDGVTVGGKTGTAQHGLNNSEKPYAWFISYAKTDQGSPVAVAVVVEDGEANRGDITGGGLAAPIAKAVMKAVLKK
- the pknB gene encoding Stk1 family PASTA domain-containing Ser/Thr kinase, coding for MEEPRRLGGRYELGQVLGRGGMAEVYLAHDTRLGRTVAVKTLRADLARDPSFQARFRREAQSAASLNHPAIVAVYDTGEDYVDQVSIPYIVMEYVDGSTLRELLHSGRKLLPERTLEMTVGILQALEYSHRAGIVHRDIKPANVMLTRTGQVKVMDFGIARAMGDSGMTMTQTAAVIGTAQYLSPEQAKGEQVDARSDLYSTGCLLYELLTVRPPFVGDSPVAVAYQHVREEPQPPSNFDPEITPEMDAIVLKALVKDPDYRYQSADEMRADIEACLDGQPVAATAAMGAVGYGGYDAYTSGPQDQPTTALRPTDAAGQTSMLPPVNPDDGYGYDDRPDRRRQKKSHTSTILLVLAGVLVLVGAILIGKAVFGGGGDSGKVPVPQLVGETQKSAETLTANVGLKLTVSKTEPCADQPKGNVCSQTPTSGKLDKGEAVSVVVSAGAPKVEVPDVTEKKKDNATQLLQDKGFTVKTTTVESEQEEGTVVSQNPEGGKQVEKGSEVTLTIAKKKTSKLPDVTGTDYNAAVAQLSTLGYTNVSRQDVDSDKPAGQVVDQTPKGNTNQTKDVQIVLKVSKGPQTPAQVPVPSVFGMTVKQATEKLNAAGFSNIQFAPGSSGDEKARVTSQTPPANTPSDPATTAIVLTTIGGGGQGGQDGGGNFPFGGPSGR